Proteins encoded by one window of Massilia sp. NR 4-1:
- the gspE gene encoding type II secretion system ATPase GspE: MSNLLPFAFARDFLLLARPGEEAEHTVDVLVCGATAPAAIAEVSRRFGRIRIKTLPRADLDAAIAGAYAGAGGDVSQVADEFDADLDLTKLLQDVPAIEDLLESSDDAPVIRMINALLTQALRDGASDIHIEPFEQTSVVRFRVDGALRDVVRPRKAIHGSLISRIKIMAQLDIAEKRLPQDGRITLRVGGKPVDVRVSTLPTGHGERAVLRLLDKEAGRLDLQHLGMSDSMLGQFNGLLKQPHGIVLVTGPTGSGKTTTLYAALSLLNSTTTNIMTVEDPVEYDLPGVGQTQVNARIDMTFAKALRAILRQDPDVIMIGEIRDLETAQIAVQASLTGHLVLATLHTNDSAAAVTRLLDMGIEPFLLSSSLLGVLAQRLVRKLCGACKSFEHGEWRAVGCEQCGNTGYQGRVGIYELLQTTEQIRAQIHDRSSEADIRTVAQNDGMHTMRQDGERWLANGTTTPAELLRVTKD; encoded by the coding sequence ATGAGCAACCTCCTGCCTTTCGCCTTCGCCCGCGATTTCCTGCTGCTGGCCCGGCCCGGTGAGGAAGCCGAGCACACGGTCGATGTGCTGGTATGCGGCGCCACCGCGCCGGCCGCCATCGCCGAAGTGTCGCGCCGCTTCGGCCGCATCCGCATCAAGACCCTGCCGCGCGCCGACCTGGATGCCGCCATTGCCGGCGCCTATGCCGGCGCCGGCGGCGATGTCTCGCAGGTGGCCGACGAATTCGACGCCGACCTCGATCTGACCAAATTGCTGCAGGACGTGCCGGCCATCGAGGACTTGCTGGAATCGTCGGACGACGCGCCCGTGATCCGCATGATCAACGCGCTGCTGACGCAAGCGCTGCGCGACGGCGCGTCCGACATCCATATCGAGCCTTTCGAGCAGACCTCGGTGGTGCGCTTCCGCGTCGACGGCGCCCTGCGCGACGTCGTGCGGCCGCGCAAAGCCATCCACGGTTCGCTGATTTCGCGTATCAAGATCATGGCCCAGCTGGACATCGCCGAGAAGCGCCTGCCGCAGGACGGCCGCATCACCCTGCGCGTGGGCGGCAAGCCGGTCGACGTGCGCGTCTCCACGCTGCCCACCGGCCACGGCGAACGCGCCGTGCTGCGTCTGCTGGACAAGGAAGCGGGCCGCCTCGACCTGCAGCACCTGGGCATGAGCGACAGCATGCTGGGCCAGTTCAACGGCCTGCTCAAGCAGCCGCACGGTATCGTGCTGGTGACCGGGCCGACCGGCTCCGGCAAGACCACCACCCTGTATGCCGCCCTGTCCCTGCTCAATTCCACTACCACCAATATCATGACGGTGGAAGATCCGGTCGAATACGACCTGCCCGGCGTCGGCCAGACCCAGGTCAACGCCCGCATCGACATGACCTTCGCCAAGGCCCTGCGCGCCATCCTGCGCCAGGATCCGGACGTGATCATGATCGGCGAGATCCGCGACCTGGAAACGGCGCAGATCGCGGTGCAGGCTTCGCTCACCGGCCACCTGGTGCTGGCCACCCTGCACACCAACGATTCGGCCGCCGCCGTCACCCGCCTGCTGGACATGGGCATCGAACCTTTCCTGCTCTCGTCCTCGCTGCTGGGCGTGCTGGCCCAGCGCCTGGTGCGCAAGCTGTGCGGCGCCTGCAAGAGCTTCGAGCATGGCGAATGGCGCGCCGTCGGCTGCGAGCAGTGCGGCAACACGGGCTACCAGGGCCGGGTCGGCATCTACGAGCTGCTGCAGACCACGGAACAGATCCGCGCCCAGATCCACGACCGCTCGTCCGAGGCCGATATCCGCACTGTGGCGCAGAACGACGGCATGCACACCATGCGCCAGGACGGCGAACGCTGGCTGGCGAACGGCACCACCACGCCGGCCGAGCTGCTGCGCGTTACCAAGGACTAA
- the hslU gene encoding ATP-dependent protease ATPase subunit HslU, translated as MNMTPQEIVGELDKHVVGQAKAKRAVAIALRNRWRRQQVEEPLRHEITPKNILMIGPTGVGKTEIARRLAKLADAPFIKVEATKFTEVGYVGRDVDTIIRDLIDIGIKQTRSAEMAKVRARAEDAAEDRVLDILLPQPRDFGFNAGTQEASGSDATRQTFRKRLRQGEMNDKEIEIELAEQSPQMEIMAPPGMEEMTEQIKSMFSGMGAGRRKARKVRIAEAMKLLVEEEAAKLVNEDEMKQKAIHNVEQNGIVFLDEVDKIASRSEVGGADVSRAGVQRDLLPLVEGTTVNTKYGMIRTDHILFIASGAFHLAKPSDLIPELQGRFPIRVELESLSIADFERILTSTDACLTKQYQALLATEDVQIDFTPDGITRLAEISHQVNERTENIGARRLYTVMEKLLEEISFSATETGEKLLQIDAAYVNQRLDALAVNEDLSRYVL; from the coding sequence ATGAACATGACTCCGCAGGAAATCGTCGGCGAACTCGATAAACATGTGGTCGGCCAGGCCAAGGCTAAGCGCGCCGTCGCCATCGCGCTGCGCAACCGCTGGCGCCGCCAGCAGGTGGAAGAGCCGCTGCGCCATGAGATCACGCCCAAGAACATCCTGATGATCGGTCCCACCGGCGTCGGCAAGACCGAAATCGCGCGCCGCCTGGCCAAGCTGGCGGACGCGCCCTTCATCAAGGTGGAAGCGACCAAGTTCACCGAAGTCGGTTATGTGGGCCGCGACGTGGACACCATCATCCGCGACCTGATCGACATCGGCATCAAGCAGACCCGCTCGGCCGAAATGGCCAAGGTGCGCGCGCGCGCCGAGGATGCGGCCGAAGACCGCGTGCTCGACATCCTGCTGCCGCAGCCACGCGACTTCGGCTTCAACGCCGGCACCCAGGAAGCGTCCGGCAGCGACGCCACGCGCCAGACCTTCCGCAAACGTCTGCGCCAGGGCGAGATGAACGACAAGGAAATCGAGATCGAGCTGGCCGAGCAAAGCCCGCAGATGGAAATCATGGCGCCGCCCGGCATGGAGGAAATGACGGAGCAGATCAAGTCCATGTTCTCCGGCATGGGCGCCGGCCGGCGCAAGGCGCGCAAGGTGCGCATCGCCGAAGCCATGAAGCTGCTGGTCGAGGAAGAGGCGGCCAAGCTGGTCAACGAAGACGAGATGAAGCAGAAAGCCATCCACAATGTGGAGCAGAACGGCATCGTCTTCCTCGACGAGGTGGACAAGATCGCCTCGCGCTCGGAAGTGGGCGGCGCCGACGTCTCGCGCGCCGGCGTGCAGCGCGACCTGCTGCCGCTGGTGGAAGGCACCACCGTCAACACCAAGTACGGCATGATCCGCACCGACCATATCCTGTTCATCGCCTCCGGCGCCTTCCACCTGGCCAAGCCTTCGGACCTGATCCCGGAGCTGCAGGGCCGCTTCCCCATCCGCGTGGAACTGGAATCGCTGTCGATCGCCGATTTCGAGCGCATCCTGACCAGCACCGACGCCTGCCTGACCAAGCAGTACCAGGCCTTGCTGGCGACCGAGGACGTGCAGATCGACTTCACGCCGGACGGCATCACGCGCCTGGCCGAGATTTCGCACCAGGTCAACGAGCGCACCGAGAACATCGGCGCGCGCCGCCTCTACACCGTGATGGAAAAGCTGCTCGAAGAGATTTCCTTCAGCGCCACCGAGACGGGCGAGAAGCTGCTGCAGATCGACGCCGCCTACGTCAACCAGCGCCTGGACGCGCTGGCCGTCAACGAAGACTTGTCGCGCTACGTGCTGTAA
- the dksA gene encoding RNA polymerase-binding protein DksA: MTKTNKSTSAASPERILTDEEILAMSDKDYMNPAQMAFFKAKLQALEKELLKNAGETTEHLRETVLVPDPADRATIEEEHALELRTRDRERKLLKKVQQSIVAIDNGEYGWCEETGEPIGIPRLIARPTATLSLEAQQRRELKQKLYGD; encoded by the coding sequence ATGACTAAAACTAATAAATCGACCTCCGCCGCTAGTCCAGAACGTATCCTCACCGACGAAGAAATTCTGGCGATGAGCGATAAGGACTATATGAACCCGGCGCAGATGGCGTTTTTCAAGGCCAAGCTCCAGGCGCTGGAAAAAGAACTGCTGAAAAATGCCGGCGAAACCACGGAACACCTGCGCGAAACCGTGCTGGTGCCGGACCCGGCCGACCGCGCCACCATCGAGGAAGAGCATGCCCTGGAGCTGCGCACCCGCGACCGCGAGCGCAAGCTGCTGAAGAAAGTGCAGCAATCCATCGTGGCCATCGATAACGGCGAATACGGCTGGTGCGAGGAAACGGGCGAGCCGATCGGCATTCCGCGCCTGATCGCCCGTCCCACCGCCACGCTGTCGCTGGAAGCCCAGCAGCGCCGCGAACTGAAGCAGAAACTGTACGGCGATTAA
- the gspF gene encoding type II secretion system inner membrane protein GspF: protein MPAFRYEAVDAGGATRKGVVNADSARSARSDLRAQGLVPIKVDAIAAQVDASGAATRRGLGERLNTVEQALFTRQLASLLEAGLPLEQAFTALLEQAERTYVRDLIASIRSEVMGGSSLSDALSRHPRDFPEIYRALVASGEQIGQLSRVLSRLADYIERRNALMQKVKLAFLYPGIVTVVAFAIVIFLLTYVVPQIVSVFANTKQKLPFLTVMMLAVSDFTRHYGILVAVALGGAWWAWRRALQNVALKTRWHTWLLTAPLYGKFERSLNTARFASTLAITTGSGVPILRALETSRDTLNNVAMKNLVQEASDAVREGVSLARALSAQKHFPPMLVHMIRAGEITGELPSMLERAATAQEADLERRTLTIAGLLEPALILTMGVVVLLIVLAVLMPIIEINQLVR from the coding sequence ATGCCAGCCTTCCGTTATGAAGCCGTGGATGCGGGCGGCGCCACCCGGAAAGGCGTGGTGAATGCCGACAGTGCGCGTTCGGCGCGCTCCGACCTGCGCGCGCAAGGCCTGGTGCCGATCAAGGTGGACGCCATCGCGGCCCAGGTGGACGCCAGCGGCGCCGCCACCCGGCGCGGCCTGGGCGAGCGCCTGAACACCGTCGAACAGGCCCTGTTCACGCGCCAGCTGGCCAGCCTGCTGGAAGCGGGCCTGCCGCTGGAGCAGGCGTTTACCGCCTTGCTGGAGCAGGCCGAACGCACCTATGTGCGCGACCTGATCGCCTCCATCCGTTCCGAAGTGATGGGCGGTTCCTCGCTGTCCGATGCGCTGAGCCGCCATCCGCGCGACTTCCCGGAAATCTACCGCGCGCTGGTGGCTTCGGGCGAGCAGATCGGCCAGCTGTCGCGCGTGCTGTCGCGCCTGGCCGACTATATCGAGCGGCGCAATGCCCTGATGCAGAAGGTCAAGCTGGCCTTCCTCTATCCCGGCATCGTGACCGTGGTGGCCTTCGCCATCGTCATCTTCCTGCTGACCTATGTGGTGCCGCAGATCGTCTCGGTGTTCGCCAACACCAAGCAGAAGCTGCCCTTCCTGACGGTGATGATGCTGGCGGTGTCCGACTTCACGCGCCACTACGGCATCCTGGTGGCGGTGGCGCTGGGCGGCGCCTGGTGGGCCTGGCGCCGCGCGCTGCAGAACGTCGCGCTCAAGACGCGCTGGCATACCTGGCTGCTGACCGCGCCGCTGTACGGCAAGTTCGAGCGCAGCCTGAACACGGCGCGCTTCGCCAGCACGCTGGCGATCACCACCGGTTCCGGCGTGCCGATCCTGCGCGCGCTGGAAACCAGCCGCGATACGCTCAACAACGTGGCCATGAAGAACCTGGTGCAGGAAGCCAGCGACGCCGTGCGCGAAGGCGTCAGCCTGGCGCGCGCGCTGTCGGCGCAGAAGCATTTCCCGCCCATGCTGGTGCACATGATACGGGCCGGCGAAATCACCGGCGAGCTGCCGAGTATGCTGGAGCGCGCGGCCACCGCGCAGGAAGCGGACCTGGAACGGCGAACCCTGACCATCGCCGGCCTGCTGGAACCGGCCCTGATCCTGACCATGGGCGTGGTGGTGCTGCTGATCGTGCTGGCGGTGCTGATGCCCATTATCGAAATCAATCAGCTGGTGCGCTGA
- a CDS encoding type II secretion system protein N: MKRLPLISTVAAVAALSASLAYWGLQLYKPQQRPIAAPPVQAAPGPQIDSARGLFGGEVAVAAASSYQLRGVVAAANGRGSVAIIATDSQPAKAFPVGAEVVSGVTVKEVQPRFVLLQEGGVQKRVDLMPLDSASSATLAPPLPGQPGQPMPPPNAPPQSPMTGGPAEPASGPILTAPPQRVVTPPPGNAPPQLQ, from the coding sequence TTGAAGCGTTTGCCCTTGATTAGCACGGTGGCCGCGGTGGCGGCTTTATCGGCCTCGCTGGCTTACTGGGGCCTGCAACTGTACAAGCCGCAGCAGCGTCCCATCGCCGCGCCGCCGGTGCAGGCGGCGCCCGGTCCCCAGATCGACAGCGCGCGCGGCCTGTTCGGCGGCGAGGTCGCGGTGGCGGCCGCCAGCAGCTACCAGCTGCGCGGCGTGGTGGCGGCGGCCAATGGCCGCGGCAGCGTGGCCATCATCGCCACCGACAGCCAGCCGGCCAAGGCCTTCCCGGTGGGTGCCGAAGTGGTGTCCGGCGTGACGGTCAAGGAGGTGCAGCCGCGCTTCGTGCTGTTGCAGGAAGGCGGCGTGCAAAAGCGCGTCGACCTGATGCCGCTGGACAGCGCGTCCTCGGCCACGCTGGCGCCGCCGCTGCCGGGCCAGCCCGGCCAGCCGATGCCGCCGCCGAACGCGCCGCCGCAGTCGCCGATGACGGGCGGCCCCGCCGAACCCGCGTCCGGTCCCATCCTGACCGCGCCGCCGCAGCGCGTGGTCACGCCGCCGCCCGGCAACGCGCCGCCGCAGCTGCAGTAG
- the gspD gene encoding type II secretion system secretin GspD has translation MKKQSASKHTIPALRRLSAAVLLCCAMAPAVAPAWAAPNDEAALNFVNADIESVIKAVGHYTNITFLIDPRVKGTLTLVSEKSISKSQAFSLLTSALRLQGFAIVSGDGYAKVVPEAEAKLQASPTQIGTGGAVLKGDQVATQVFHLNYEAATNVVTVLRPLITPNNTINANPGNNTVVITDYADNLKRLSKIIAALDAPAATDLDVIPVRHAIASDLATMINKLMEPGAGSGGDSGKVTVLADPRTNSLVLRAPSAARANLAKSLIAKLDQPTTELGNVHVVYLKNAEAVKLAETLRAVMAGDSSAGGQSGSSAGTGGSLSQANQQGQNTQNSGMNQSGSSGAGGPTNPALTGGGNRNQGSTGGAGFIQADASTNTLIITAPDAVYRNLRAVIDQLDMRRAQVYIEALIVELSADKASEFGVQWVGLSGNDKSTYRIGGLQSMSSNGNNIVNMYAGARADKLAPPGNGLTIGVFKQLADGKLGLGAVAHSLETDGNANILSTPNMLTLDNELAMIRVGQNVPILTGQFTTSSGTNNNPFQTIDRKDIGVTLKVRPQISEGGTVKLAIYHETSSVDAASGTTNGLTLNTRTLENNVIADDGQIIVLGGLIEDKTNDNVEKVRGLGDIPVIGNLFKYQNRGRKKTNLMIFLRPVVVRSREQSISLTTDRYDYMRTSEQEYKPNDTPLLKDVGRPLLPVLQNGQPTAGQGMLASPVPPLPPQPQRSNVAPGAAVPSTQPTTPTDAGQRK, from the coding sequence ATGAAAAAACAGTCTGCTAGCAAACACACCATTCCTGCCCTGCGCCGCCTGAGTGCTGCCGTGCTGCTGTGCTGCGCGATGGCGCCCGCCGTAGCGCCGGCATGGGCCGCCCCCAACGATGAGGCGGCGCTGAACTTCGTCAATGCGGATATCGAGTCCGTCATCAAGGCGGTCGGCCACTACACCAATATCACCTTCCTGATCGACCCGCGCGTGAAGGGGACGCTGACCCTGGTGTCGGAAAAGTCGATCAGCAAGTCGCAGGCATTCAGCCTGCTCACTTCCGCGCTGCGCCTGCAGGGCTTTGCCATCGTCAGCGGCGACGGCTACGCCAAGGTGGTGCCGGAAGCGGAAGCCAAGCTGCAGGCCAGCCCGACCCAGATCGGCACCGGCGGCGCCGTGCTCAAAGGCGACCAGGTGGCGACCCAGGTCTTCCACCTGAACTACGAGGCGGCCACCAATGTGGTGACGGTGCTGCGCCCCCTGATCACGCCCAACAACACCATCAACGCCAATCCCGGCAACAACACCGTGGTCATCACCGACTACGCCGACAACCTGAAGCGCCTGTCCAAGATCATCGCCGCCCTCGATGCGCCGGCCGCCACCGACCTGGATGTGATCCCGGTGCGCCACGCCATCGCCAGCGACCTGGCGACCATGATCAACAAGCTGATGGAGCCGGGCGCCGGCTCCGGCGGCGACAGCGGCAAGGTCACCGTGCTGGCCGATCCGCGCACCAATTCCCTGGTGCTGCGCGCGCCGTCTGCAGCGCGCGCCAACCTGGCCAAGTCCCTGATCGCCAAGCTGGACCAGCCCACCACGGAGCTGGGCAATGTGCACGTGGTCTATCTGAAGAACGCGGAGGCGGTGAAGCTGGCCGAAACCTTGCGCGCCGTGATGGCGGGCGACAGCTCGGCCGGTGGCCAGTCCGGCAGCAGCGCCGGCACGGGCGGCAGCCTGTCGCAAGCCAATCAGCAGGGCCAGAACACGCAAAACAGTGGCATGAACCAGAGCGGCAGCAGCGGTGCCGGCGGTCCGACCAACCCAGCCTTGACCGGTGGCGGCAACCGCAACCAGGGCTCGACCGGCGGCGCCGGCTTTATCCAGGCCGACGCTTCCACCAACACCCTGATCATCACCGCACCGGACGCGGTCTACCGCAATCTGCGCGCCGTGATCGACCAGCTTGATATGCGCCGCGCCCAGGTCTACATCGAAGCGCTGATCGTGGAACTGAGCGCCGACAAGGCCTCCGAATTCGGCGTCCAGTGGGTGGGCTTGAGCGGCAACGACAAGAGCACCTATCGCATCGGCGGCCTGCAGTCCATGTCCAGCAACGGCAACAATATCGTCAATATGTATGCCGGCGCGCGCGCCGACAAGTTGGCGCCACCGGGCAATGGCCTGACCATCGGCGTGTTCAAGCAACTGGCGGACGGCAAGCTGGGACTGGGTGCGGTGGCGCATTCGCTGGAAACCGACGGCAATGCCAACATCTTGTCCACGCCGAATATGCTGACCCTGGACAACGAGCTGGCCATGATTCGCGTCGGCCAGAATGTGCCGATCCTGACCGGCCAATTCACCACTTCTTCCGGCACCAATAACAATCCCTTCCAGACCATCGACCGCAAGGATATCGGCGTGACGCTGAAAGTGCGGCCGCAGATTTCCGAAGGCGGCACCGTCAAGCTGGCCATCTACCACGAGACTTCCTCGGTGGACGCCGCGTCCGGCACCACCAACGGTCTGACGCTGAACACGCGCACCCTGGAAAACAATGTGATCGCCGACGACGGCCAGATCATCGTGCTGGGCGGCCTGATCGAAGACAAGACCAACGACAATGTCGAGAAGGTGCGCGGCCTGGGCGATATCCCCGTGATCGGCAATCTGTTCAAGTACCAGAACCGCGGCCGCAAGAAGACCAATCTGATGATCTTCCTGCGTCCCGTGGTGGTGCGCAGCCGCGAGCAGAGCATCAGCCTGACCACCGACCGCTACGACTATATGCGCACCTCGGAGCAGGAATACAAGCCGAACGACACGCCGCTGCTGAAGGACGTGGGCCGTCCGTTGCTGCCGGTGCTGCAGAACGGTCAGCCGACCGCCGGCCAGGGCATGCTGGCCTCGCCGGTGCCGCCCCTGCCGCCGCAGCCGCAGCGCAGCAACGTCGCGCCCGGCGCCGCCGTGCCGTCCACCCAGCCCACCACCCCAACCGACGCGGGCCAGCGCAAATAA
- the hslV gene encoding ATP-dependent protease subunit HslV, with product MEQFHGTTILCVRRGKQVAIGGDGQVTLGNIVMKGTARKVRKLYQGKVLCGFAGGTADAFTLLDRFEAKLEKHQGNLLRASVEMAKDWRTDRVLRRLEAMLLVADSESTLVITGNGDVLEPEDGIGAIGSGGSYALSAAKALFENTGLAPADIVKKSLTIAGELCIYTNLSHIIETLEESPA from the coding sequence ATGGAACAATTTCACGGCACCACCATTCTGTGCGTGCGCCGCGGCAAACAGGTCGCCATCGGCGGCGACGGTCAAGTCACCCTGGGCAATATCGTCATGAAGGGCACGGCGCGCAAGGTGCGTAAGCTGTACCAGGGCAAGGTCCTGTGCGGCTTCGCCGGCGGCACGGCCGACGCCTTCACCCTGCTCGACCGTTTCGAAGCCAAGCTGGAAAAGCACCAGGGCAATCTGCTGCGCGCCTCGGTCGAAATGGCCAAGGACTGGCGCACCGACCGCGTGCTGCGCCGCCTGGAGGCGATGCTGCTGGTGGCCGACAGCGAATCGACCCTGGTCATCACCGGCAACGGCGATGTGCTAGAGCCGGAAGACGGCATCGGCGCCATCGGCTCGGGCGGCAGCTATGCCCTGTCGGCCGCCAAGGCGCTGTTCGAAAACACCGGACTGGCCCCGGCCGACATCGTGAAGAAATCGCTGACCATCGCGGGCGAGCTGTGCATCTACACCAACCTCTCCCACATCATCGAAACCCTGGAAGAAAGCCCAGCATGA
- a CDS encoding patatin-like phospholipase family protein: MKPFRFLLLCCALALAAPTHAQIPVEAQTRPDAVLLPPVPLPRTAAPPPMPALLPLAVPAASAPAQNLRQAPADGKRPRVALVLSGGGARGFAHIGVLRVLQEMQVPIDIVVGTSMGSVVGGAFAAGASVEELEHLARKTDWNRVMADRSPRDELSFRRREEDVRLPSRLEFGISKKGATLPPAAASNAALEMALDRLLPSGTRDTAVDQLPLPFRSVASDLVTGELVDLKDTPLFLSMRASLAVPGVFAPVRINHRLVVDGGLVRNLPVDLARDMGADVVIAVNVGTPLAPESELDSALDVANQMLQILTEQNVQRSLKELRAEDILIAPDLSGISFLDFELHDNAMKAGMAAARALAPRLAHLALNDGDFIAFERRRLAPPALDDHARPLGKVEIAGQGEINPAILRAQSGLVQGQPFTKEQIRDAAASLYGRGDLARVETEIHDRFGERNVLIRTSEAEWTRNRVRVGLELQSDFQDSNSFALKLLHVSSSLNRWGGELLTDLRIGKERALGVQFWQPLGEGSRWYISPTLQYNSTGADLFNEGRRMARLTYSKRSALVSLGRELGNWGDVQAGVTRQRFQGRAAVPEDLKLPFSTVFGTAYFMRFRVDTVDSLAFPTRGTLLDANYSHPIGEDAVLSSASSSVTAMRAFTSGPWSGHVYGEWARARTGAAPLNLGGFMRLSGTPAESVQGQTVAFSRVVMARRFDTLGNDVRVGFSLEAGGGFDRVNGLRSRSVMQAGSVFLSLDTRAGPIYLGGGATKGGYQSLYLFLGPIW, translated from the coding sequence ATGAAGCCGTTCCGCTTCCTGCTGCTGTGCTGCGCCCTGGCGCTGGCAGCGCCAACCCACGCCCAAATCCCTGTCGAAGCCCAGACCCGGCCGGACGCCGTGCTGTTGCCGCCCGTGCCGCTGCCGCGCACGGCCGCGCCGCCCCCCATGCCGGCGCTGCTTCCCTTGGCCGTGCCGGCGGCATCGGCTCCGGCGCAGAACTTGCGGCAAGCGCCGGCGGACGGCAAGCGGCCGCGCGTGGCGCTGGTGCTGTCCGGTGGCGGCGCGCGCGGCTTCGCCCATATCGGCGTGCTGCGCGTGCTGCAGGAAATGCAGGTGCCGATCGATATCGTGGTCGGCACCAGTATGGGCAGCGTGGTGGGCGGCGCCTTTGCCGCCGGCGCCTCGGTCGAGGAACTGGAACATCTGGCGCGCAAGACCGACTGGAACCGCGTGATGGCCGACCGCTCGCCGCGCGACGAGCTGAGTTTCCGCCGCCGCGAGGAAGATGTGCGCCTGCCGTCCCGCCTCGAATTCGGCATCAGCAAGAAGGGCGCGACCCTGCCGCCGGCCGCCGCCAGCAATGCGGCGCTGGAGATGGCGCTCGACCGCCTGCTGCCGTCCGGCACGCGCGATACCGCGGTCGACCAGCTGCCGCTGCCCTTCCGCTCGGTCGCTTCCGACCTGGTGACGGGCGAGCTGGTGGACTTGAAGGACACGCCGCTGTTCCTGAGCATGCGCGCCTCGCTGGCCGTGCCGGGCGTGTTCGCGCCGGTGCGCATCAACCATCGCCTGGTGGTCGATGGCGGCCTGGTACGCAATCTGCCGGTCGACCTGGCGCGCGATATGGGCGCCGACGTGGTCATCGCCGTCAATGTCGGCACGCCGCTGGCGCCGGAATCGGAACTGGACAGCGCGCTCGACGTCGCCAACCAGATGCTGCAGATCCTGACCGAACAGAACGTGCAGCGTTCGCTAAAGGAATTGCGCGCCGAAGATATCCTGATCGCGCCCGATTTGAGCGGCATCAGCTTCCTCGACTTCGAACTGCACGACAACGCCATGAAGGCCGGCATGGCGGCGGCGCGCGCGCTGGCGCCACGCCTGGCCCACCTGGCGCTGAACGACGGCGACTTCATCGCCTTCGAGCGCCGCCGCCTGGCCCCGCCGGCGCTGGACGACCATGCGCGCCCGCTGGGCAAGGTGGAGATCGCCGGGCAGGGCGAGATCAACCCTGCCATCCTGCGCGCCCAGAGCGGCCTGGTGCAAGGCCAGCCTTTCACCAAGGAGCAGATCCGCGACGCCGCCGCCAGCCTGTATGGACGCGGCGACCTGGCCCGGGTCGAAACGGAAATCCACGACCGCTTCGGCGAGCGCAATGTGCTGATCCGCACCAGCGAGGCGGAATGGACGCGCAACCGCGTGCGCGTCGGCCTCGAACTGCAAAGCGATTTCCAGGACAGTAACAGCTTCGCCCTCAAGCTGCTGCACGTGAGCTCTTCGCTGAACCGCTGGGGCGGCGAATTGCTGACCGACCTGCGCATCGGCAAGGAGCGCGCGCTCGGCGTGCAGTTCTGGCAGCCGCTGGGCGAAGGTTCGCGCTGGTATATCTCGCCCACGCTGCAGTACAACTCGACCGGGGCCGACCTGTTCAACGAAGGCCGGCGCATGGCCCGCCTCACCTACAGCAAGCGCAGCGCCCTGGTCAGCCTGGGACGGGAGCTGGGCAACTGGGGCGATGTCCAGGCCGGCGTGACGCGCCAGCGCTTCCAGGGCCGGGCGGCCGTGCCGGAAGACTTGAAGCTGCCCTTCAGCACCGTCTTCGGCACCGCCTATTTCATGCGCTTCCGCGTCGATACCGTCGATTCCCTGGCCTTCCCCACGCGCGGCACGCTGCTCGACGCCAATTATTCCCACCCCATCGGCGAAGATGCGGTGCTGAGTTCCGCCTCGTCTTCGGTCACGGCCATGCGCGCCTTCACCTCTGGGCCGTGGAGCGGCCATGTGTACGGCGAATGGGCGCGCGCCAGGACGGGCGCGGCGCCGCTCAATCTGGGCGGCTTCATGCGCCTGTCCGGCACGCCGGCCGAATCGGTGCAGGGACAGACCGTGGCCTTCAGCCGGGTGGTGATGGCGCGCCGTTTCGACACCCTGGGCAACGATGTGCGCGTCGGCTTCTCGCTGGAGGCGGGCGGCGGTTTCGACCGTGTGAACGGCTTGCGCAGCCGCTCCGTGATGCAGGCCGGCAGCGTCTTCCTCTCGCTCGACACGCGCGCCGGCCCGATCTACCTGGGCGGCGGCGCCACCAAGGGCGGCTACCAGTCGCTGTATCTCTTCCTCGGGCCGATCTGGTAA